From Vicugna pacos chromosome 6, VicPac4, whole genome shotgun sequence, a single genomic window includes:
- the LGMN gene encoding legumain: protein MIWEAAVLLSLVLGVGAAPLDDPEDGGKHWVVIVAGSNGWYNYRHQADACHAYQIVHRNGVPDEQIVVMMYDDIANSQDNPTPGIVINRPNGSDVYEGVLKDYTGEDVTPQNFLAVLRGDAEAVKGKGSGKVLKSGPRDHVFVYFTDHGAAGILVFPNDDLHVKDLNETIYYMYEHKMYQKMVFYIEACESGSMMRHLPPNINVYATTAANPEESSYACYYDEERSTYLGDWYSVNWMEDSDEEDLNKESLHKQYQLVKSHTNTSHVMQYGNKSISTMKLIQFQGLKHKASSPISLPPVKHLDLTPSPEVPLTIMKRKLMNTNDLRESRRLVEEIDRHLEARHVIEKSVRKIASLISGSDAEGDRLLSQRALLMAHDCYQAAVSHFRTHCFNWHSPTYEYALRHLYVLVNLCENPYPIDRIKLSMNKVCLGYY, encoded by the exons ATGATTTGGGAAGCAGCCGTGTTGCTCAGCTTGGTCCTGGGAGTCGGCGCTGCTCCCCTGGACGACCCTGAGGATGGAGGCAAGCACTGGGTGGTGATTGTCGCGGGCTCGAATGGCTGGTACAATTACAGACACCAG GCAGATGCATGCCACGCCTACCAGATCGTTCACCGAAACGGGGTCCCCGATGAGCAGATCGTTGTGATGATGTATGATGACATCGCCAACTCCCAGGA CAATCCAACTCCAGGAATTGTGATCAACAGGCCCAATGGCTCAGATGTGTATGAGGGGGTTCTAAAGGACTACACCGGCGAG GATGTCACCCCGCAAAATTTCCTTGCTGTGTTGAGAGGTGATGCAGAAGCAGTGAAGGGCAAAGGATCTGGAAAGGTCTTGAAAAG TGGCCCCCGGGACCACGTGTTCGTTTACTTCACTGATCACGGAGCTGCTGGAATACTGGTTTTTCCTAACGATGAT CTCCACGTAAAGGACCTGAATGAGACCATCTATTACATGTATGAACATAAAATGTACCAAAAG ATGGTGTTTTATATTGAAGCCTGTGAGTCTGGGTCCATGATGAGACACCTGCCTCCCAACATCAATG TTTATGCAACGACTGCCGCCAACCCGGAGGAGTCGTCCTACGCCTGTTACTATGACGAGGAGAGGTCCACGTACCTGGGGGACTGGTACAGCGTCAACTGGATGGAAGACTCGGACGAG GAGGATCTGAACAAAGAGAGCCTCCACAAGCAGTACCAGCTGGTAAAATCCCACACCAACACCAGCCACGTCATGCAGTATGGAAACAAG tcCATCTCTACCATGAAGTTGATACAGTTTCAGGGTCTGAAACACAAAGCTAGTTCTcccatctccctgcccccagtCAAACACCTTGACCTCACGCCCAGCCCCGAGGTGCCTCTCACCATCATGAAAAGGAAACTGATGAACACCAACGATCTGCGGGAGTCCAGGCGTCTCGTCGAGGAGATAGACAGGCATCTGGAG GCCAGGCACGTTATTGAGAAGTCAGTGCGAAAGATTGCCTCCTTGATCTCGGGGTCAGACGCCGAGGGGGACAGGCTCCTGTCCCAGAGAGCCCTGCTCATGGCGCACGACTGCTACCAGGCGGCCGTGTCACACTTCCGCACACACTGCTTCAACTGGCACTCTCCTACG TACGAGTATGCTTTGAGACATTTGTACGTGCTGGTCAACCTTTGCGAAAACCCTTATCCGATTGACAG AATAAAATTGTCCATGAACAAGGTGTGCCTTGGTTACTACTGA